In Salana multivorans, a single genomic region encodes these proteins:
- the ddaH gene encoding dimethylargininase, translating to MCRPTYFDVVYEINPWMHANVPVDHDLVMSQWETLRATYEDLGFRVDVIEGAPGLPDMVYAANGATVVDGRALGASFHYPQRRAEAALYNDWLRAHGFEVTEAVAVNEGEGDFLTVGPRILAGSGFRSDTASHAELAALTGREVVGLELVDPSYYHLDTALTVLGDDDIAYLPQAFSEASRAILAELYPRAIHVSPQDAAVFGLNAVSDGHRVVVASQATGFIEQLRAAGYEPVPVDLSELLKGGGGIKCCTLELRPAPSR from the coding sequence ATGTGTCGCCCCACCTACTTCGACGTCGTCTACGAGATCAACCCGTGGATGCACGCGAACGTGCCCGTCGACCACGACCTCGTCATGTCGCAGTGGGAGACCCTGCGCGCGACCTACGAGGACCTCGGCTTCCGGGTCGACGTAATCGAGGGCGCACCGGGCCTGCCCGACATGGTCTACGCCGCCAACGGCGCCACGGTGGTGGACGGCCGGGCGCTCGGGGCGTCGTTCCACTACCCGCAGCGTCGTGCCGAGGCCGCGCTGTACAACGACTGGCTCCGCGCGCACGGCTTCGAGGTGACCGAGGCCGTCGCGGTCAACGAGGGCGAGGGCGACTTCCTCACGGTCGGGCCGCGCATCCTCGCGGGCAGCGGGTTCCGCTCGGACACGGCCTCGCACGCCGAGCTGGCCGCCCTCACGGGCCGCGAGGTCGTCGGGCTCGAGCTCGTCGACCCGAGCTACTACCACCTCGACACCGCGCTCACCGTGCTCGGCGACGACGACATCGCCTACCTGCCGCAGGCGTTCAGCGAGGCGAGCCGGGCGATCCTCGCCGAGCTCTACCCCCGGGCCATCCACGTCTCGCCGCAGGACGCGGCCGTGTTCGGCCTCAACGCCGTGAGCGACGGGCACCGCGTCGTCGTCGCGAGCCAGGCCACCGGCTTCATCGAGCAGCTTCGCGCGGCCGGGTACGAGCCGGTCCCCGTCGACCTGTCCGAGCTGCTCAAGGGCGGCGGCGGCATCAAGTGCTGCACGCTGGAGCTGCGCCCCGCCCCGTCCCGGTAG
- the tadA gene encoding tRNA adenosine(34) deaminase TadA, with the protein MGLALVEARAALATQDVPVGAVVVDAAGRVIGRGRNRREADGDPTAHAELLAVREAAAALGQWRLEGCTLVVTLEPCTMCAGALVLARLPRLVFGAFDPKAGACGSVSDVVRDPRLNHRVEVVGGVRADECGEELRAFFRARRR; encoded by the coding sequence ATGGGGCTGGCGCTCGTCGAGGCCCGCGCGGCGCTCGCGACGCAGGACGTGCCGGTCGGCGCGGTCGTCGTCGACGCGGCGGGCCGCGTCATCGGGCGCGGACGCAACCGGCGGGAGGCCGACGGCGACCCGACGGCGCACGCCGAGTTGCTGGCCGTGCGCGAGGCGGCCGCGGCGCTCGGGCAGTGGCGGCTGGAGGGGTGCACGCTCGTCGTCACGCTCGAGCCGTGCACGATGTGCGCCGGCGCGCTGGTGCTGGCGCGGCTGCCGCGGCTCGTGTTCGGGGCGTTCGACCCCAAGGCGGGGGCGTGCGGATCGGTGTCCGACGTCGTGCGCGACCCGCGGCTCAACCACCGCGTCGAGGTGGTCGGTGGCGTGCGGGCCGACGAGTGCGGCGAGGAGCTGCGGGCGTTCTTCCGGGCCCGTCGCCGCTGA
- a CDS encoding DUF4342 domain-containing protein: MTEDHTNPNPEHTDAYTEVPTPEAEAPKHAGPDSDGQTEEFTVSANKLLGKVKELINEGNVRKIILRNEAGNTLLEIPLNAGLAGVAAAAVFAPVLVAVGAIAALVTSVSITVVRAPKTDVPVEDVHQG; this comes from the coding sequence ATGACCGAGGACCACACGAACCCGAACCCCGAGCACACCGACGCCTACACCGAGGTGCCGACGCCCGAGGCCGAGGCGCCCAAGCACGCCGGTCCGGACAGCGATGGCCAGACCGAGGAGTTCACGGTCTCCGCGAACAAGCTGCTCGGCAAGGTGAAGGAGCTCATCAACGAGGGCAACGTGCGCAAGATCATCCTGCGCAACGAGGCCGGCAACACGCTGCTGGAGATCCCGCTCAACGCCGGTCTCGCCGGCGTCGCGGCCGCCGCGGTGTTCGCCCCCGTCCTCGTGGCCGTCGGCGCGATCGCCGCGCTCGTCACCTCCGTGAGCATCACGGTGGTCCGCGCCCCGAAGACCGACGTCCCCGTCGAGGACGTCCACCAGGGCTGA
- the upp gene encoding uracil phosphoribosyltransferase, protein MRVHVADHPLVAHKLTVLRQASTPSPVFRQLTEELVTLLAYEATRGISVEEVDIVTPVAPTTGTHLTTPRPMVVPILRAGLGMLEGMTRLLPTAEVGFLGLVRNEETLEAVTYANRLPDDLSGRQCYLLDPMLATGGTLVAAIDYLFERGARNVTCITLLCAPEGLDTVEKAVGDRADVTIVTASIDERLNERGYIVPGLGDAGDRLYGVV, encoded by the coding sequence ATGCGCGTCCACGTCGCCGACCACCCTCTCGTCGCCCACAAGCTCACCGTCCTGCGGCAGGCGAGCACGCCGTCGCCGGTGTTCCGCCAGCTCACCGAGGAACTCGTGACACTGCTCGCGTACGAGGCGACGCGGGGCATCTCGGTCGAGGAGGTCGACATCGTCACGCCCGTCGCGCCCACGACCGGCACGCACCTCACGACCCCGCGGCCCATGGTCGTGCCGATCCTGCGCGCGGGGCTCGGCATGCTCGAGGGCATGACGCGGCTGCTCCCCACGGCTGAGGTCGGCTTCCTCGGCCTGGTCCGCAACGAGGAGACGCTGGAGGCCGTCACCTACGCGAACCGCCTCCCAGACGACCTCTCCGGCCGCCAGTGCTACCTGCTCGACCCGATGCTCGCGACCGGCGGGACGCTCGTCGCCGCCATCGACTACCTGTTCGAGCGCGGCGCCCGGAACGTCACGTGCATCACGCTCCTGTGCGCGCCCGAGGGGCTGGACACGGTCGAGAAGGCCGTCGGCGACCGCGCCGACGTCACGATCGTCACCGCGTCCATCGACGAGCGGCTCAACGAGCGCGGCTACATCGTCCCCGGCCTCGGCGACGCCGGCGACCGCCTCTACGGCGTCGTCTGA
- a CDS encoding rhodanese-like domain-containing protein, which translates to MADYEGDLTPLEAWELLENHEDAVLVDVRTPQEWAETGIPDASQLRRPVVLDPLLPDPEAARELLAGLVAAGLTPGGDRPVLFVCRGGSRSARAAAIATAVGLTPAYNVAGGIEGPGGWRESGLPLAEWDGASIGTIAPASSPSGWTGATNDDPDQGSQERPDADEAGA; encoded by the coding sequence ATGGCCGACTACGAGGGCGACCTCACGCCGCTGGAGGCGTGGGAGCTGCTCGAGAACCACGAGGACGCGGTGCTCGTGGACGTGCGAACCCCGCAGGAGTGGGCCGAGACCGGGATCCCGGACGCCTCGCAGCTGCGTCGACCGGTGGTCCTCGACCCGCTGCTGCCAGACCCCGAGGCCGCGCGGGAGCTGCTCGCCGGCCTCGTCGCGGCCGGGCTCACCCCGGGCGGTGACCGTCCGGTCCTGTTCGTCTGTCGTGGTGGCAGCCGCTCGGCGCGCGCGGCGGCGATCGCCACCGCGGTCGGGCTGACGCCCGCGTACAACGTGGCCGGCGGGATCGAGGGTCCGGGCGGCTGGCGTGAGTCGGGGCTCCCGCTCGCCGAGTGGGACGGCGCCAGCATCGGGACGATCGCGCCGGCGTCGTCGCCGTCGGGCTGGACCGGCGCGACGAACGACGACCCCGACCAGGGCAGCCAGGAGCGCCCGGACGCCGACGAGGCCGGGGCATGA
- a CDS encoding AsnC family transcriptional regulator, with protein MDGIDRQILAELQLDGRATYAEVGGVVGLSAPAVKRRVDRLLDDGVLLGFTATVAPGALGWGIEALVLVYCAGAVAPSALAEAWTPIPEIVSAWTVAGQADAIVRVRARDIAHLEETLERIRSSASIERTESTVMLSRLVERG; from the coding sequence ATGGACGGGATCGACCGCCAGATCCTGGCGGAGCTGCAGCTCGACGGACGCGCGACGTACGCGGAGGTCGGCGGCGTCGTCGGTCTCTCGGCGCCCGCCGTGAAGCGGCGCGTCGACCGGCTGCTCGACGACGGCGTGCTGCTCGGGTTCACCGCGACCGTCGCGCCGGGCGCCCTCGGCTGGGGGATCGAGGCGCTCGTGCTCGTCTACTGCGCCGGCGCGGTGGCGCCGAGCGCGCTCGCGGAGGCGTGGACGCCGATCCCCGAGATCGTGTCGGCGTGGACCGTCGCGGGTCAGGCCGACGCGATCGTGCGGGTGCGGGCGCGCGACATCGCGCACCTGGAGGAGACGCTCGAGCGGATCCGCTCGTCGGCGAGCATCGAGCGCACGGAGTCGACCGTCATGCTGAGCCGGCTGGTCGAGCGCGGCTGA
- the lpdA gene encoding dihydrolipoyl dehydrogenase — protein sequence MASHFDVVVLGAGPGGYVAAIRAAQLGKSVAVVEKRYWGGVCLNVGCIPSKALLKNAELAHTLTHEKAKYGIEGDATMSYGPTHARSRAVSEGIVKGVHFLMKKNKITEVDGWGTLTSPNSMDVALGTGGTEQLTFDNLILATGAVTRMLPGVQVSANVVTYEEQILDPNLPGSIIIAGSGAIGVEFAYVLKNFGVDVTIVEFLDRMVPTEDAEVSKELAKQYKKLGIDVLLSTKVEAVEDTGSGVRVTVSPAAGGEQRVLEADRLLSAIGFAPRTDGYGLESTGVALTDRGAIAIDEYMRTNVPNIYAIGDVTAKMMLAHVAEAQGIVAAETLAGAETMSIDYRFVPRATYCHPQIGSMGLTEQQARDAGHDVKTATFPFSANGKAQGLGEPVGFVKIVADAERNEILGAHMIGPDVTELLPALNVAQTWDLTADEVSRVIFAHPTLGEAVKEALHGISGHMINF from the coding sequence ATGGCTTCCCACTTTGATGTCGTCGTCCTCGGTGCGGGCCCCGGTGGCTACGTCGCCGCCATCCGTGCAGCGCAGCTCGGCAAGTCCGTCGCCGTCGTCGAGAAGAGGTACTGGGGCGGTGTCTGCCTCAACGTCGGTTGCATCCCGTCGAAGGCACTCCTGAAGAACGCGGAGCTCGCCCACACGCTCACCCACGAGAAGGCCAAGTACGGCATCGAGGGTGACGCCACCATGTCCTACGGCCCGACGCACGCGCGCAGCCGTGCCGTGTCGGAGGGGATCGTCAAGGGCGTCCACTTCCTCATGAAGAAGAACAAGATCACCGAGGTCGACGGCTGGGGAACGCTCACCAGCCCGAACTCGATGGACGTGGCGCTCGGCACCGGGGGCACGGAGCAGCTCACGTTCGACAACCTCATCCTCGCGACGGGCGCCGTGACGCGGATGCTCCCGGGCGTCCAGGTGAGCGCCAACGTCGTGACCTACGAGGAGCAGATCCTCGACCCGAACCTGCCCGGCTCGATCATCATCGCCGGCTCGGGCGCGATCGGCGTCGAGTTCGCGTACGTGCTGAAGAACTTCGGCGTCGACGTCACGATCGTCGAGTTCCTCGACCGGATGGTCCCGACGGAGGACGCCGAGGTCTCCAAGGAGCTCGCCAAGCAGTACAAGAAGCTCGGCATCGACGTCCTGCTCTCGACCAAGGTCGAGGCCGTCGAGGACACGGGCTCGGGCGTCCGCGTCACGGTGTCGCCGGCGGCCGGCGGCGAGCAGCGGGTGCTCGAGGCCGACCGCCTCCTGTCCGCGATCGGCTTCGCCCCGCGGACCGACGGCTACGGGCTCGAGAGCACCGGCGTCGCGCTCACCGACCGCGGCGCCATCGCGATCGACGAGTACATGCGCACCAACGTGCCGAACATCTACGCGATCGGCGACGTGACGGCGAAGATGATGCTGGCGCACGTCGCCGAGGCGCAGGGGATCGTGGCGGCCGAGACGCTGGCCGGGGCCGAGACCATGTCGATCGACTACCGGTTCGTGCCGCGTGCGACGTACTGCCACCCGCAGATCGGCTCGATGGGGCTCACGGAGCAGCAGGCCCGCGACGCCGGCCACGATGTCAAGACCGCGACGTTCCCGTTCAGCGCCAACGGCAAGGCCCAGGGGCTCGGCGAGCCGGTCGGCTTCGTCAAGATCGTCGCCGACGCCGAGCGCAACGAGATCCTCGGCGCGCACATGATCGGCCCGGACGTCACGGAGCTGCTGCCGGCCCTCAACGTCGCGCAGACGTGGGACCTCACGGCGGACGAGGTCTCCCGCGTGATCTTCGCCCACCCGACGCTCGGCGAGGCCGTCAAGGAGGCCCTGCACGGCATCTCGGGCCACATGATCAACTTCTGA
- a CDS encoding SIMPL domain-containing protein produces MVTIAVHGVASRRLAPERATVTVVATATGDDRADVVTRVATQHDRLGSEAAAFEAAGAAESWHTNGLTTGITWEWRTVEGTNEQVRRFRADAEVTVTFREIGELQTWLLDVAQREDVEVRSVGWDLTDATRTTALSLLRAAAVTDAVTRAVDLADAAGLGTPRLSALYESGLRPGLGDGGPHPTPMFARAMSADAGGGSGLDLHPQEIELTATVTADFTTGSSTPAPIAAG; encoded by the coding sequence ATGGTCACCATCGCCGTCCACGGCGTCGCCAGCCGCCGGCTCGCACCCGAGCGAGCCACCGTCACCGTCGTCGCGACCGCGACCGGGGACGACCGGGCCGACGTCGTCACCCGCGTCGCGACCCAGCACGACCGCCTCGGCTCCGAGGCCGCGGCGTTCGAGGCGGCCGGCGCCGCCGAGAGCTGGCACACCAACGGCCTGACGACGGGTATCACGTGGGAGTGGCGGACCGTCGAGGGAACCAACGAGCAGGTGCGTCGCTTCCGCGCGGACGCCGAGGTCACCGTGACGTTCCGCGAGATCGGCGAGCTCCAGACCTGGCTGCTCGACGTCGCCCAGCGCGAGGACGTCGAGGTCCGCAGCGTCGGCTGGGACCTCACCGACGCCACGCGCACCACCGCGCTCAGCCTCCTGCGCGCCGCAGCCGTGACGGACGCGGTCACCCGCGCCGTCGACCTCGCGGACGCGGCCGGCCTTGGCACCCCCCGCCTGAGCGCCCTGTACGAGTCGGGGCTGCGCCCGGGACTCGGCGACGGCGGCCCGCACCCGACGCCGATGTTCGCGCGCGCGATGTCGGCCGATGCCGGCGGCGGCTCCGGGCTCGACCTGCACCCGCAGGAGATCGAGCTGACCGCGACCGTCACCGCCGACTTCACCACCGGCTCCTCCACCCCCGCCCCGATCGCGGCGGGCTGA
- a CDS encoding YccF domain-containing protein: MKRFLTVVLNIVWLVLAGIPMALGYALAGLICCILIVTIPWGIASFRIANYVLWPFGRTVVRRQSAGIGSTLGNVVWVVVAGIWLAIGHAVSALALAITIVGIPLAVAELKIIPITLTPLGREIVPTDRPFATW; this comes from the coding sequence GTGAAGCGCTTCCTCACCGTCGTCCTCAACATCGTCTGGCTCGTGCTGGCCGGGATCCCGATGGCGCTCGGCTACGCGCTCGCCGGCCTCATCTGCTGCATCCTGATCGTGACGATCCCGTGGGGCATCGCGTCGTTCCGGATCGCGAACTACGTCCTGTGGCCGTTCGGCCGGACCGTCGTGCGCAGGCAGAGCGCCGGCATCGGCTCCACGCTGGGCAACGTCGTCTGGGTGGTGGTCGCCGGCATCTGGCTCGCGATCGGCCACGCGGTGTCGGCGCTCGCGCTGGCGATCACCATCGTCGGCATCCCGCTCGCGGTCGCCGAGCTCAAGATCATTCCCATCACGCTGACGCCGCTCGGCCGGGAGATCGTGCCGACCGACCGCCCCTTCGCCACCTGGTGA
- a CDS encoding beta-galactosidase, translated as MSIGVHVHTSDPATRRAADAWPIGLDALGYGGDYNPEQWDDATRLEDIELMREAGVTIVSLAIFSWARLEPREKEHDWEWLDVTMDRLHAAGIRVDLATATASPPPWLTRKHPEILPQLADGTVLHPGGRQHYRISSPVYRDYALRMTRAIAERYGSHPALAMWHIDNEIGCHVPLDYSDDAAHAFRRWLERRYGTIEALNAAWGTAFWSQRYDAFEEILPPRTAPTFPNPTQQLDFQRYSSDELFSYYADIRGVLAEVTPDVPCTTNFMVMSPTNQMDYPGWMDLSREWPDASVDVVSNDHYIQASDPHPERELAFSADLVRSIAGGAPWMLMEHSTSAVNWQHHNRTRTTAESHRNSLSHLAHGADALLFFQWRQSRAGAEKYHSSMYPHAGTDSDVWRGTVRLGEILRAVGEVRGSRVHARAAVLFDWPSSWAARLDSHPTDDVDPRLLAQRLHHALARRGVMADVVRASDDLSGYDLVLVPELYLTTPEAAANVAAAAERGATVLVSYFSGIVDASDHVYLGGYPGAFRDLLGVRTEEFWTLQPGETLTLSDGATATTWSENLRAEPGIEVLATYVGGDLDGVPALTRRAVGSAGGSAWYLATRVDDDALQSLVDRLVEASGVEPVVAEAPDGVEVTRRTADDGRSWLFVLNHSDVEVRVPATGRELVTGVDAAGELTVAAGAVAVVRETRA; from the coding sequence ATGAGCATCGGTGTTCACGTTCACACCTCCGACCCCGCCACCCGCCGCGCGGCCGACGCCTGGCCGATCGGGCTCGACGCCCTCGGCTACGGCGGCGACTACAACCCCGAGCAGTGGGACGACGCCACCCGCCTGGAGGACATCGAGCTCATGCGGGAGGCCGGCGTCACGATCGTCAGCCTCGCGATCTTCTCCTGGGCCCGGCTGGAGCCGCGGGAGAAGGAGCACGACTGGGAGTGGCTCGACGTCACGATGGACCGCCTCCACGCGGCCGGCATCCGGGTCGACCTCGCGACGGCGACGGCGAGCCCGCCCCCGTGGCTCACCCGCAAGCACCCCGAGATCCTTCCCCAGCTCGCCGACGGCACCGTCCTGCACCCCGGGGGCCGCCAGCACTACCGAATCTCCTCGCCCGTCTACCGCGACTACGCGCTGCGGATGACGCGGGCGATCGCCGAGCGGTACGGGTCGCACCCGGCGCTCGCGATGTGGCACATCGACAACGAGATCGGCTGCCACGTCCCGCTCGACTACTCCGACGACGCCGCCCACGCGTTCCGCCGCTGGCTGGAGCGCCGCTACGGGACGATCGAGGCGCTCAACGCCGCGTGGGGGACCGCGTTCTGGTCCCAGCGCTACGACGCGTTCGAGGAGATCCTCCCCCCGCGCACCGCGCCGACCTTCCCCAACCCGACGCAGCAGCTCGACTTCCAGCGCTACTCCTCCGACGAGCTGTTCTCCTACTACGCCGACATCCGCGGCGTGCTCGCCGAGGTGACGCCGGACGTCCCGTGCACCACCAACTTCATGGTGATGAGCCCGACCAACCAGATGGACTACCCCGGCTGGATGGACCTGTCCCGCGAGTGGCCGGACGCGAGCGTCGACGTGGTCTCGAACGACCACTACATCCAGGCGTCCGACCCGCACCCCGAGCGCGAGCTGGCCTTCTCCGCCGACCTCGTCCGCTCGATCGCCGGCGGGGCGCCGTGGATGCTCATGGAGCACTCGACGTCGGCCGTGAACTGGCAGCACCACAACCGGACACGCACGACGGCCGAGTCGCACCGCAACTCGCTCTCCCACCTCGCGCACGGCGCCGACGCGCTCCTGTTCTTCCAGTGGCGCCAGTCGCGCGCGGGCGCCGAGAAGTACCACTCGTCGATGTACCCGCACGCGGGGACCGACTCGGACGTCTGGCGCGGGACCGTCCGGCTCGGCGAGATCCTGCGGGCCGTCGGCGAGGTCCGCGGCTCGCGGGTCCACGCCCGCGCTGCGGTCCTGTTCGACTGGCCGTCCTCGTGGGCCGCGCGGCTGGACTCCCACCCGACGGACGACGTCGACCCGCGCCTGCTCGCGCAGCGCCTGCACCACGCGCTCGCGCGGCGCGGCGTCATGGCCGACGTCGTGCGCGCGAGCGACGACCTGTCCGGCTATGACCTCGTCCTCGTCCCCGAGCTGTACCTCACGACGCCGGAGGCGGCCGCCAACGTCGCCGCGGCGGCCGAGCGCGGCGCGACCGTGCTCGTCTCGTACTTCTCCGGGATCGTCGACGCGTCCGACCACGTCTACCTCGGCGGCTACCCGGGCGCGTTCCGGGACCTGCTCGGCGTGCGCACCGAGGAGTTCTGGACGCTGCAGCCCGGCGAGACGCTCACCCTCAGCGACGGCGCGACCGCGACCACCTGGTCGGAGAACCTCCGCGCCGAGCCGGGCATCGAGGTGCTCGCGACCTACGTCGGCGGCGACCTGGACGGCGTCCCGGCGCTGACCCGCCGCGCGGTCGGGTCGGCGGGCGGGTCCGCCTGGTACCTCGCGACGCGGGTGGACGACGACGCCCTCCAGTCCCTGGTCGACCGGCTCGTCGAGGCGAGCGGCGTCGAGCCCGTCGTGGCCGAGGCGCCCGACGGCGTCGAGGTGACCCGCCGCACGGCCGACGACGGACGCTCCTGGCTCTTCGTGCTCAACCACTCGGACGTCGAGGTGCGCGTGCCGGCGACGGGCCGCGAGCTCGTCACCGGCGTCGACGCGGCCGGCGAGCTGACGGTGGCCGCCGGCGCGGTGGCCGTCGTCCGCGAGACGCGCGCCTAG
- a CDS encoding DNA polymerase domain-containing protein: MARASDAVVLDVDGREVRVSSPGRVIFETSPEPITKLEVAEYALAVGPGLLGALRDRPTALERWPDGYREGMKLTTRDGQQGDGFYSKRLPKGAPDWLTTARITFPSGRTADELCPRELAAVVWAVQMGTLTFHPWPVRSGDVEHPDQLRIDLDPQPGTDFDDAARLAPLVRAVAEEAGLTLFPKTSGGRGLHLFAPIRPEWDFPTARRATLALAREIERRDPAHVTTAWWKEERGTRVFIDYNQMARDRTIASAYSPRANGRATVSAPLHWSEIETPGLVSPDDFTIRTMPARFREVGDLFAGANGAAGGCEPAGLETLLEWVERDERDHDLGEAPYPPDHPKMPGEPPRVQPSRARHDD; the protein is encoded by the coding sequence GTGGCGCGGGCGAGCGACGCGGTCGTCCTCGACGTCGACGGGCGCGAGGTCCGGGTCTCCTCCCCCGGTCGGGTCATCTTCGAGACGAGCCCCGAGCCGATCACGAAGCTCGAGGTGGCCGAGTACGCGCTCGCCGTCGGCCCGGGACTGCTGGGCGCGCTGCGCGACCGGCCGACCGCGCTGGAACGCTGGCCCGACGGGTACCGCGAGGGGATGAAGCTGACCACCCGGGACGGCCAGCAGGGCGACGGCTTCTACTCCAAGCGCCTGCCGAAGGGGGCGCCCGACTGGCTCACGACCGCGCGGATCACCTTCCCGAGCGGTCGGACGGCCGACGAGCTGTGCCCGCGGGAGCTCGCGGCGGTCGTGTGGGCGGTCCAGATGGGCACGCTCACGTTCCACCCGTGGCCGGTCCGCAGCGGCGACGTCGAGCACCCCGACCAGCTCCGGATCGACCTCGACCCGCAGCCGGGCACCGACTTCGACGACGCGGCGCGGCTCGCACCGCTCGTGCGCGCGGTGGCCGAGGAGGCGGGCCTCACGCTGTTCCCGAAGACCTCCGGCGGGCGCGGGCTCCACCTGTTCGCCCCGATCAGACCCGAGTGGGACTTCCCGACGGCGCGCCGGGCGACGCTCGCGCTCGCCCGGGAGATCGAACGTCGCGACCCGGCCCATGTCACGACCGCGTGGTGGAAGGAGGAGCGCGGCACGCGCGTCTTCATCGACTACAACCAGATGGCGCGCGACCGCACGATCGCCTCGGCGTACTCGCCGCGGGCCAACGGACGCGCGACGGTCTCGGCCCCCCTGCACTGGTCCGAGATCGAGACGCCGGGGCTCGTCTCGCCCGACGACTTCACGATCCGGACGATGCCCGCCCGCTTCCGCGAGGTCGGCGACCTGTTCGCCGGCGCGAACGGGGCGGCGGGCGGCTGCGAGCCGGCGGGCCTCGAGACCCTGCTCGAGTGGGTCGAGCGCGACGAGCGCGACCACGACCTCGGCGAGGCGCCCTACCCGCCCGACCACCCGAAGATGCCGGGCGAGCCGCCCCGGGTGCAGCCCAGCCGCGCGCGGCACGACGACTGA
- a CDS encoding O-succinylhomoserine sulfhydrylase — translation MTDPQPRSSLPEGLRPTTLAIRGGQERTGFMETAEPLFLTQGYVYPRAADAEATFLAQLDRFSYTRYANPTTSAFEERLRLIEGAEACFATATGMAAVFASMACLVRQGSRIVAGRAMFGSTLLVLDELFKGWGIETVYVDAHDNDQWAAALATPADVVFFETPTNPMQDIVDIVTVSELAHRAGALVVVDNVFATPVLQKPLALGADVVVYSTTKHIDGQGRVLGGAVLGPREYVLGPLQTFLRNTGPTMSPFNAWVLLKSLETMDLRVRRQSENSLEIARWLEAQPGVVDVRYPYLPSHPQHELAVAQQEAGGTVVSFTLDGPTDPDGGKARAFAFLDALRLIDISNNLGDVKSLVTHPATTTHMKSGFEGRQRVGIGESTIRLSVGLEDPADLVDDLARGLAAPF, via the coding sequence ATGACCGACCCGCAGCCCCGCAGCAGCCTGCCCGAGGGCCTGCGCCCGACCACGCTCGCGATCCGCGGCGGCCAGGAGCGCACCGGCTTCATGGAGACGGCCGAGCCGCTGTTCCTCACCCAGGGCTACGTCTACCCGCGCGCGGCCGACGCCGAGGCGACCTTCCTCGCCCAGCTCGACCGCTTCTCCTACACGCGCTACGCCAACCCGACGACCTCGGCGTTCGAGGAGCGGCTGCGGCTCATCGAGGGCGCGGAGGCGTGCTTCGCGACGGCCACCGGGATGGCAGCGGTCTTCGCGTCGATGGCCTGTCTGGTGCGGCAAGGCTCGCGGATCGTGGCCGGGCGCGCCATGTTCGGCTCGACGCTGCTCGTCCTGGACGAGCTGTTCAAGGGCTGGGGCATCGAGACCGTCTACGTCGACGCGCACGACAACGACCAGTGGGCGGCGGCACTCGCGACGCCCGCCGACGTGGTGTTCTTCGAGACGCCGACCAACCCCATGCAGGACATCGTCGACATCGTCACGGTGTCCGAGCTGGCGCACCGGGCTGGCGCCCTCGTCGTCGTCGACAACGTCTTCGCCACCCCCGTGCTGCAGAAGCCGCTGGCGCTCGGCGCCGACGTCGTCGTCTACTCCACGACGAAGCACATCGACGGGCAGGGGCGCGTCCTCGGCGGCGCCGTGCTCGGCCCGCGCGAGTACGTCCTCGGCCCGCTGCAGACCTTCCTGCGCAACACCGGACCGACGATGAGCCCGTTCAACGCGTGGGTGCTGCTCAAGAGCCTGGAGACGATGGACCTGCGGGTGCGGCGGCAGTCCGAGAACTCCCTCGAGATCGCCCGCTGGCTCGAGGCGCAGCCCGGCGTCGTCGACGTGCGCTACCCCTACCTGCCCTCGCACCCGCAGCACGAGCTGGCCGTGGCGCAGCAGGAGGCCGGCGGGACGGTCGTCTCGTTCACGCTGGACGGCCCGACCGATCCCGACGGCGGCAAGGCCCGGGCGTTCGCGTTCCTCGACGCGCTGCGGCTCATCGACATCTCGAACAACCTCGGCGACGTGAAGTCGCTCGTCACGCACCCCGCGACGACCACCCACATGAAGTCGGGCTTCGAGGGGCGGCAGCGGGTCGGGATCGGGGAGTCGACGATCCGGCTGTCCGTCGGGCTCGAGGACCCGGCCGACCTCGTCGACGACCTCGCGCGAGGCCTCGCCGCGCCGTTCTGA